In a genomic window of Sporosarcina trichiuri:
- a CDS encoding glycerol-3-phosphate acyltransferase, translating to MIGLLLIGSYMLGNVLPALYAGGRSGRSVRELGSGNPGARNAGRVFGKGAFAAVLAADALKGALPVLAAAWLGCGPAVQLLVLLAVMLGHCFPAIHRFRGGKGAASFAGGLLAFDPFAAVPVVLLFAVLYPFMRRTTAAGVAAAAAFIPYCFTVYDTASGIAASSLIGLLLVTHRSHLPLIHRKGRPE from the coding sequence ATGATCGGATTGCTGCTGATCGGCTCGTATATGCTCGGCAATGTGCTGCCTGCACTCTATGCCGGCGGGCGGTCCGGCCGGTCGGTGCGCGAACTCGGGAGCGGGAATCCGGGTGCGCGGAATGCCGGGCGGGTGTTCGGCAAAGGGGCGTTTGCGGCAGTCCTCGCGGCAGATGCTTTGAAAGGTGCACTGCCTGTACTCGCTGCCGCCTGGCTTGGATGCGGTCCGGCTGTGCAGCTGCTGGTGCTGCTTGCAGTCATGCTCGGCCACTGCTTCCCGGCCATCCACCGGTTCCGCGGCGGAAAGGGGGCCGCTTCGTTCGCAGGCGGCCTGCTGGCGTTCGACCCGTTTGCGGCGGTGCCGGTCGTCCTGCTGTTTGCTGTGCTGTATCCGTTCATGCGGCGCACCACTGCTGCGGGGGTCGCTGCCGCCGCAGCATTCATTCCCTATTGCTTTACCGTCTATGATACGGCTTCCGGTATCGCAGCGAGCAGTCTGATCGGGCTGCTGCTGGTCACCCACCGCAGCCATCTGCCACTCATCCATAGAAAGGGGCGGCCTGAATGA
- a CDS encoding competence protein ComK, whose translation MLILEKYVITTETSILFPYYDSCGRLMSMILEGDQILFVDSRPTEIIDYNLRRGGSSLKGAAEGADELLGRTFMAPVSISKTHSIYMTPTCSPKADACIWLAVGHVDTYVCNSSGTVTVRLRNGSVAELPLSPYQFKERVRQACTLQYSIETNTRQAMKVKEDYTQSYILKKPEKGMNYEGE comes from the coding sequence ATGTTGATTTTGGAGAAGTATGTGATCACGACAGAGACAAGTATCCTGTTTCCGTATTACGACAGCTGCGGCAGGCTGATGTCGATGATTCTGGAAGGCGACCAGATCCTGTTCGTGGACAGCAGGCCGACGGAGATTATCGACTACAACCTCCGCAGGGGCGGTTCCAGTCTGAAAGGGGCTGCGGAAGGGGCTGATGAACTTCTCGGCAGGACGTTCATGGCGCCGGTCAGCATCAGCAAAACACATAGCATCTATATGACCCCGACGTGTTCGCCGAAAGCGGATGCCTGCATCTGGCTTGCGGTCGGCCATGTCGATACGTATGTGTGCAACAGCAGCGGGACCGTAACCGTCCGTCTGCGGAACGGCAGTGTCGCCGAGCTGCCGCTCAGTCCGTATCAGTTCAAGGAACGGGTCCGCCAAGCCTGCACGCTGCAGTATTCGATCGAGACGAACACCCGTCAGGCGATGAAAGTGAAGGAAGATTACACACAGTCCTACATCTTGAAGAAGCCTGAGAAGGGCATGAATTATGAAGGCGAATGA
- a CDS encoding DUF2188 domain-containing protein, whose product MNKEQEKYFEDRAGTEDARYHIVPHGDEWAVKREGEEEPVCTTGSQDEAIDEAKKLAEETGTMVYIHNEHGRIEKQLEFNKDKKG is encoded by the coding sequence ATGAACAAAGAGCAGGAGAAATATTTCGAGGACCGTGCGGGAACCGAGGACGCACGCTACCATATCGTCCCGCATGGTGATGAATGGGCAGTGAAACGTGAAGGGGAAGAGGAGCCTGTGTGCACGACGGGATCCCAGGACGAGGCGATTGACGAAGCGAAGAAACTCGCAGAGGAAACGGGAACGATGGTCTATATCCACAACGAACATGGCCGTATCGAGAAACAGCTTGAATTCAACAAGGACAAAAAAGGATGA
- a CDS encoding putative bifunctional diguanylate cyclase/phosphodiesterase: MPHPHYIEEANEFCRNAGMDPDELSRPKNFLDDAGFQARSRSYKEILSVVRFFSEKLLDSLAGTPILVVVSDANGYLLSVEGDETIKSTITELGITPGSLFKIEDTGTNVVSLSLQQPHPISIIGDQHYHTFLHGIACYGSAFRYMDEQQLLGSLSIMMPIDFQNPLFLSMLAQVVDTIERELQLRKQNRKLLILNQIMLSRTRNGIVVTDEHGITLEFNDFAQQLSGNAREDVVGRNIQDSPLTGNYFAEVLNRGAVFENEELKFLDGTGNPVVCLFDAQPIYQGGTMIGAFGQFRDITDRYLLQEQYNYLAYHDDLTDLPNRRFLNKQLEEVIPKLADGRVRNAALLFLDLDRFKVINDNFGHSYGDQLLQQVSRRLLPFVRKSDVLARMGGDEFILLLTGFTSCDDVTALAHEMCRVLEEPIVVNGRELITTASIGVALYPDYPITKEQFLLNADNAMYEAKSLGKNRYVVHTPELLESMKAESSLTFDLRRAVEEEEFILHYQPQVHNWTGELVGFEALVRWEHPSLGLLPPDRFIDLAEESGLITLLGEWVLEEACKRNKQWQDEGRTPVKMSVNLSAQQFMTRNIVGLVRTVLTRTGLEPRYLVIEITEYMAMDYNYAVDVLHDLKALGVGISIDDFGTGYSSLNHLKNLPIDYIKVDKSFVDELTDDNNDAIIVNAIISMAHSLKKEVIAEGVETAEQLESLKQQYCDISQGFLFGKPLPAAQIESSYYRPTT, encoded by the coding sequence ATGCCACACCCGCACTACATCGAAGAAGCCAATGAATTCTGCCGGAACGCCGGGATGGATCCGGACGAATTGAGCAGACCGAAGAATTTCCTGGATGATGCAGGATTCCAGGCGCGCAGCCGATCCTATAAAGAGATTTTATCCGTCGTCCGCTTTTTCTCGGAGAAGCTGCTCGATTCGCTTGCCGGCACACCGATCCTCGTGGTCGTATCCGACGCAAACGGATATCTGCTCTCCGTAGAAGGGGATGAAACCATCAAGTCGACGATCACCGAACTCGGGATCACGCCAGGAAGTCTGTTCAAAATCGAGGACACCGGCACGAACGTGGTCAGCCTGTCCCTGCAGCAGCCCCACCCGATCAGCATCATCGGTGACCAGCACTACCACACCTTCCTTCACGGCATCGCCTGCTACGGTTCAGCATTCCGCTACATGGACGAACAGCAGCTGCTCGGCAGTCTCTCCATCATGATGCCGATCGACTTCCAAAATCCCCTGTTCCTGTCCATGCTTGCCCAAGTCGTCGACACGATCGAACGCGAACTGCAGCTCCGCAAGCAGAACCGCAAGCTGCTCATCCTGAACCAGATCATGCTCAGCCGCACGAGGAACGGGATTGTCGTGACGGACGAACACGGCATCACACTGGAGTTCAACGACTTTGCCCAGCAGCTGTCCGGCAATGCCCGGGAAGATGTCGTCGGAAGGAATATCCAGGATTCCCCGCTGACAGGCAATTACTTCGCGGAAGTACTGAACCGCGGGGCAGTCTTCGAAAATGAGGAACTGAAATTCCTGGACGGCACCGGCAATCCGGTCGTCTGCCTGTTCGACGCCCAGCCGATCTACCAAGGCGGTACAATGATCGGGGCATTCGGCCAGTTCCGCGACATTACAGATCGGTACCTGCTGCAGGAACAATACAATTACCTCGCCTACCACGATGATCTGACAGACCTGCCGAACCGCAGATTCCTGAATAAGCAGCTTGAGGAGGTCATTCCGAAATTGGCGGACGGGCGTGTCCGGAACGCCGCATTGCTGTTCCTCGACTTGGATCGTTTCAAGGTCATCAACGACAATTTCGGCCATTCGTACGGTGATCAGCTGCTGCAGCAAGTGAGCCGCCGGCTGCTTCCGTTCGTCAGGAAATCCGATGTCCTCGCGCGGATGGGCGGCGACGAATTCATCCTGCTTCTGACCGGTTTCACGTCATGTGACGATGTGACGGCGCTCGCACACGAAATGTGCCGCGTCCTGGAGGAACCGATCGTCGTCAACGGCCGGGAACTGATCACGACCGCAAGTATCGGTGTTGCGCTGTATCCCGACTATCCAATCACGAAGGAGCAGTTCCTGCTGAATGCCGACAATGCGATGTACGAAGCGAAGTCGTTAGGGAAGAACCGTTATGTCGTCCACACCCCTGAACTTCTGGAATCGATGAAGGCCGAATCGAGTCTCACCTTCGATTTACGGAGAGCTGTGGAAGAAGAGGAATTCATCCTCCATTACCAGCCGCAAGTCCATAACTGGACCGGTGAACTGGTCGGGTTCGAGGCGCTCGTCCGCTGGGAGCATCCATCGCTCGGCCTCCTGCCGCCAGACCGGTTCATCGATCTGGCAGAAGAGAGCGGTCTGATCACACTGCTGGGAGAGTGGGTGCTCGAGGAAGCGTGCAAGCGGAACAAACAGTGGCAGGACGAGGGAAGGACACCCGTCAAGATGTCCGTCAATCTGTCTGCCCAGCAGTTCATGACCCGCAATATCGTCGGATTGGTGCGTACTGTTCTCACCCGCACCGGTCTTGAGCCTCGGTATCTCGTCATCGAGATCACCGAATACATGGCCATGGATTACAACTATGCGGTGGATGTGCTGCATGATCTGAAAGCGCTCGGCGTCGGCATCAGCATCGACGACTTCGGCACCGGCTACAGTTCGCTGAATCATCTGAAGAACCTGCCCATCGACTATATCAAGGTCGACAAATCGTTTGTGGATGAACTGACGGATGACAATAATGACGCCATCATCGTCAATGCCATCATTTCCATGGCACACAGCCTGAAGAAGGAAGTGATTGCAGAAGGCGTGGAGACCGCAGAGCAGCTGGAGTCCCTGAAACAGCAGTATTGTGACATTTCGCAAGGCTTCCTGTTCGGGAAACCGCTGCCTGCTGCACAGATCGAGTCGTCCTATTATCGTCCGACTACTTGA
- a CDS encoding thiamine pyrophosphate-binding protein has protein sequence MTTAAAVLTANFKHWGVRHVFGIPGKAISPILFALLEEEMEFVLSKHEAAAGYEAAGYSLMNGSIGVAVGTSGPGGTNLLSAAGQAKAFCVPLLLITGHPSAKDTGKPMGQDSSLFGTDLTALFGHVTKFSARIDRADLLRPMLQHALEKAVEGVQGPVHLSIPFDVLLEEIEPFILEFPAPHPLISPDLEMAAGLIDSAERPVLFLGKGVHASRAYKEVRHLAEYYGIPVITTPGGKGTFPSNHELALGAFGLGGTPEAAAYLQEPADLMIVIGTQLSDMSVAGLTEPMYPERILHFDYNREFIDKSLPVPAIPILGDIRANLSRMMADKPAADSGSFLFPPRRPALPVTVPGERMSAVSAVSAMRLALPDEAIVFGDDGSHSFYGIQNFDIAKAGTFFFDDIFGAMGNGLGYAIGAKLAAPGKTIVCLVGDGCLFMHGTELSTAQNYDAAVLFVVLNNGCLDMVEKGMRKMIGTSIGGTYETPLDAAAFARSMGVCAETCRTPDETAEAIEEALLTIRRTKKPAVVEVLVDQNEIPPTMGRQ, from the coding sequence ATGACAACAGCAGCAGCCGTTTTGACTGCCAACTTCAAACATTGGGGTGTCCGCCACGTATTCGGAATACCAGGGAAGGCGATTTCCCCGATCCTCTTCGCCCTTCTGGAAGAAGAGATGGAATTTGTCCTCAGCAAGCATGAAGCGGCTGCCGGTTATGAAGCGGCCGGCTATTCCCTCATGAACGGAAGCATAGGGGTTGCAGTCGGGACATCGGGACCCGGCGGGACGAATCTTCTGTCGGCAGCGGGCCAGGCGAAAGCCTTCTGCGTGCCGCTGCTTCTGATCACTGGACATCCGTCCGCGAAGGACACCGGCAAACCGATGGGCCAGGATTCCAGCCTGTTCGGCACGGACCTGACCGCGCTGTTCGGCCATGTGACGAAATTCAGCGCCCGCATCGACCGTGCCGATCTGCTCAGACCGATGCTGCAGCATGCCCTCGAGAAGGCAGTGGAAGGCGTACAGGGGCCGGTCCACCTGTCCATCCCGTTCGACGTTCTCCTGGAAGAGATCGAGCCGTTCATACTTGAATTCCCTGCCCCCCACCCGCTTATCTCGCCCGACCTGGAAATGGCCGCCGGTCTGATCGATTCCGCTGAACGGCCCGTCCTGTTTCTCGGGAAGGGGGTCCATGCAAGCCGTGCATACAAAGAAGTCAGGCATCTGGCGGAGTATTACGGGATACCGGTCATCACGACGCCCGGCGGCAAAGGGACGTTCCCTTCGAACCATGAGCTGGCACTCGGCGCATTCGGACTGGGCGGCACCCCGGAAGCCGCGGCCTATCTGCAGGAGCCCGCTGACCTGATGATCGTCATCGGCACACAGCTGAGTGATATGTCCGTCGCCGGATTGACGGAACCGATGTACCCGGAACGGATCCTCCACTTCGATTACAATCGGGAATTCATCGACAAGTCACTGCCGGTGCCCGCCATCCCGATTCTCGGGGACATCCGGGCGAACCTGTCGAGAATGATGGCAGACAAGCCGGCAGCGGACAGCGGATCGTTCCTCTTCCCTCCGAGAAGACCTGCTCTGCCGGTCACTGTGCCCGGCGAACGCATGTCCGCAGTGTCCGCCGTCTCGGCGATGCGCCTCGCACTGCCGGATGAAGCAATCGTCTTCGGGGATGACGGCAGCCATTCGTTCTACGGCATCCAGAATTTCGACATCGCAAAGGCCGGCACGTTCTTCTTCGATGATATTTTCGGTGCGATGGGCAATGGGCTCGGCTACGCAATTGGGGCGAAGCTGGCGGCGCCCGGCAAGACCATCGTCTGCCTCGTCGGAGACGGCTGCCTGTTCATGCACGGCACAGAACTGTCGACCGCCCAGAACTATGACGCCGCCGTCCTGTTCGTCGTCCTGAACAACGGCTGTCTCGATATGGTGGAAAAAGGGATGCGCAAGATGATCGGCACCTCCATCGGCGGTACATACGAAACACCGCTCGACGCCGCGGCGTTCGCCCGTTCGATGGGCGTCTGTGCGGAAACATGCCGGACACCGGACGAGACAGCGGAAGCCATCGAAGAGGCACTGCTCACGATCCGGCGCACGAAAAAACCGGCGGTCGTCGAGGTGCTCGTCGACCAGAACGAAATACCACCGACAATGGGGAGGCAATGA
- a CDS encoding carboxymuconolactone decarboxylase family protein, with protein sequence MDLNGRYEEGERVMEELFPPDTLAYMEHIKDASPKMWDMIVGFGFGELYTGSLLSLKTREIITLTTLITQGAFDQLRVHMPAALRSGLTEDEIKELIIHCIGYTGFPKAVQAMGLAAEVFAETAEETI encoded by the coding sequence ATGGATCTGAACGGACGATACGAAGAAGGCGAACGGGTCATGGAGGAATTGTTCCCGCCCGACACCCTCGCTTATATGGAACACATCAAAGATGCTTCACCGAAAATGTGGGATATGATCGTCGGTTTCGGCTTCGGCGAGCTGTACACTGGCAGTCTGCTGTCCTTGAAGACACGCGAAATCATCACATTGACGACGCTCATCACACAAGGCGCGTTCGACCAGCTGCGCGTCCATATGCCGGCCGCCCTCCGCTCGGGGCTGACCGAGGACGAGATCAAGGAACTGATCATCCACTGCATCGGTTACACCGGTTTCCCGAAAGCCGTCCAGGCAATGGGCCTGGCTGCCGAAGTGTTTGCGGAAACCGCCGAGGAAACGATCTGA
- a CDS encoding purine-cytosine permease family protein, whose protein sequence is MATVQESKKPSGDILGQDNALAPVPEDQRQHWLTPAVIFGGLEFTIPVLMVGASLTASFGMSKILLILIIGLFGFQWVGNALQGYIGAKTGRSSSVIAKSSFGTVQARVIVGFTIFIVSLGWWALQTAVAGNAMSAMFGIDYETNWFGWALVTTVAGLLFALPSIIGYNSMKWTDYLAVPSGLLLIIGGIYLTMKNTGLHEIMEWNPEPTMTVLAGISLVIGVNVSQWVIASDYTRYARPVWRDNWIIPSGIAVIGFPLFIVGAIMSVGVGDADIVNVMMNLGFPFWGFLILWLATWTSQLVNNYSMGLALANLLNVNSSKGRALLTLAGTILAIIVALAGILQYFEDFLYLTALLYPAIAGVMMGDFFIIRKQKWAAIPGWNWMATIAVAAGVLIGYLTQYAYPMGLPAVQSLIASILVYVVAMRVKRRVSPDLFTEDTPEETVPQ, encoded by the coding sequence ATGGCAACTGTACAGGAAAGCAAAAAACCAAGCGGCGATATATTAGGACAGGATAATGCGCTGGCGCCGGTACCGGAAGATCAGCGGCAGCACTGGCTGACACCCGCAGTCATCTTCGGCGGCCTGGAATTCACGATTCCGGTACTGATGGTCGGCGCGTCCCTGACCGCAAGTTTCGGGATGAGCAAGATCCTGTTGATCCTCATCATCGGATTGTTCGGATTCCAATGGGTCGGCAATGCCCTTCAAGGCTATATCGGTGCGAAGACGGGACGTTCGTCTTCCGTCATCGCCAAGTCAAGTTTCGGGACTGTGCAGGCACGGGTGATCGTCGGTTTCACCATCTTCATTGTATCCCTCGGCTGGTGGGCGCTGCAGACAGCAGTTGCCGGGAATGCGATGTCGGCCATGTTCGGCATCGACTATGAAACGAACTGGTTCGGCTGGGCGCTTGTGACAACGGTTGCGGGTCTTCTGTTCGCCCTCCCGTCGATCATCGGCTACAACTCGATGAAATGGACGGATTACCTGGCAGTGCCGTCCGGTCTGCTGCTCATCATCGGCGGGATCTACCTGACGATGAAAAATACGGGGCTCCATGAAATCATGGAATGGAACCCCGAGCCGACAATGACCGTGCTCGCAGGAATCAGCCTGGTCATCGGCGTCAACGTATCCCAGTGGGTGATCGCCTCCGACTATACCCGTTATGCCCGGCCGGTATGGCGGGATAACTGGATCATCCCGAGCGGCATCGCGGTCATCGGATTCCCGCTCTTCATCGTCGGGGCGATCATGTCTGTCGGGGTGGGCGACGCGGACATCGTCAATGTGATGATGAACCTCGGATTCCCGTTCTGGGGCTTCCTGATCTTATGGCTCGCCACCTGGACATCCCAGCTCGTGAACAATTACAGTATGGGGCTGGCACTTGCGAACCTGCTCAACGTCAACTCCAGTAAGGGCCGGGCGCTGCTGACATTGGCAGGGACAATCCTCGCGATCATCGTGGCGCTCGCCGGAATCCTTCAGTACTTTGAGGACTTCCTGTATCTGACGGCGTTGTTGTACCCGGCGATCGCCGGCGTGATGATGGGGGATTTCTTCATCATCCGCAAGCAGAAGTGGGCAGCCATTCCGGGCTGGAACTGGATGGCGACGATTGCGGTCGCAGCCGGTGTGCTGATCGGCTACCTGACGCAGTATGCCTATCCGATGGGGCTGCCGGCTGTCCAGTCATTGATTGCATCAATCCTCGTGTATGTCGTTGCGATGCGTGTGAAGCGCAGAGTCTCACCTGATCTGTTCACGGAAGATACTCCGGAAGAAACGGTGCCTCAATAG
- a CDS encoding cupin domain-containing protein — MEKTAKQQTAEIVQNLFADQYPGADVKFGFVSIPAGERLPAEGTTFHEEHEYSYIIKGSLSGESGGNPFEIRAGEASLIPAGEAHWCRNDGDEPVELVFSLIKV; from the coding sequence ATGGAAAAAACAGCGAAACAGCAGACAGCGGAAATTGTACAGAATCTCTTTGCCGATCAATACCCAGGGGCTGACGTGAAATTCGGATTCGTCAGCATTCCGGCAGGGGAGCGCCTGCCTGCGGAAGGGACGACCTTCCATGAAGAGCATGAGTATTCCTACATCATCAAGGGATCCTTGTCCGGTGAATCCGGCGGAAATCCTTTTGAAATCCGCGCAGGGGAAGCTTCATTAATCCCCGCAGGAGAAGCACATTGGTGCAGGAATGATGGAGATGAGCCTGTGGAATTGGTCTTTTCACTAATAAAAGTGTAA
- a CDS encoding hydantoinase B/oxoprolinase family protein encodes MTKTTTLDPFTLEIVKDSLLATGDEMFAALARTSMSPIIYEVLDYASGLTDAKGNLLTQGNGVTGFIGMLTFMVKETLAKYPGDQLQEGDIIIINDPYRGGGSHLSDVGLVMPIFVDGELIAFSANKAHWTEVGGKDPGSFTNDSVDIFQEGLQFSCLKLYDAGRLNDVLVEMIRANVRFPDLSLGDMWAQVAALKTGGRRVNELCRKHTTGTILAAIDYLLDHGEIMAREELKKLPKGDFYAEDFIDTDGFGNGPFPIKVKVTITDDEFICDFRGSSPQVPGPMNCSKTGLTSAVRAIFLAITNPEQDVNDGVFRPLRIITDPKSIMSAERPVPVSNYFETLLGSLDLVWKAMAPHLPDRLNAGHFLSVCSVTLSGVHHDTDEPFLIVEPSVGGWGASNRNDGASGQFCMGDGETYNVPVEVAETRYGVMLDEYSLREDRDGTGAGEFVGGKGVTRSYRAMTDGQAVTVTYGRNQYKPWGIGKGHDGSPNEFFVDKTDGTTDGPFGVYPRYPLNKGDVVRLVTGTGGGCGDPLERDAGQVARDVKNGYFTADEARTVFGVQVDETTYGYEEMDIRK; translated from the coding sequence ATGACGAAAACGACCACACTCGACCCGTTCACTTTGGAAATCGTGAAAGATTCGCTTCTGGCAACTGGAGATGAGATGTTCGCAGCACTCGCCCGGACGTCGATGAGCCCGATTATCTATGAAGTGCTTGACTATGCGAGCGGTTTGACAGATGCCAAGGGCAACTTGCTGACACAGGGGAATGGCGTCACCGGATTCATCGGCATGCTGACGTTCATGGTGAAAGAGACGCTGGCCAAGTACCCCGGCGACCAGCTGCAAGAGGGAGATATCATCATCATCAATGATCCATACCGGGGCGGCGGGTCCCACCTGTCCGATGTGGGGCTCGTTATGCCGATTTTCGTGGACGGCGAACTGATCGCCTTCTCCGCCAACAAGGCGCACTGGACCGAGGTCGGAGGGAAAGACCCGGGCTCCTTCACGAATGATTCCGTCGATATCTTTCAGGAGGGACTGCAGTTCTCCTGCCTGAAGCTGTATGACGCAGGCAGGCTGAACGACGTGCTGGTGGAGATGATCCGCGCGAACGTCCGGTTCCCGGATCTCTCGCTCGGCGATATGTGGGCGCAGGTGGCAGCATTGAAAACAGGCGGCCGCCGTGTGAACGAGCTGTGCCGCAAGCATACGACCGGAACGATCCTTGCGGCGATCGACTACTTGCTCGATCACGGTGAGATCATGGCCCGGGAAGAGCTGAAGAAGCTGCCGAAAGGGGACTTCTATGCCGAGGACTTCATCGATACGGATGGCTTCGGCAACGGACCGTTCCCGATCAAGGTCAAGGTGACCATCACGGATGATGAATTCATCTGCGACTTCAGAGGAAGTTCGCCGCAGGTGCCGGGACCGATGAACTGCTCGAAAACCGGTCTGACCTCCGCGGTGCGTGCCATCTTCCTGGCCATCACGAATCCGGAACAGGACGTCAACGACGGTGTCTTCCGTCCGCTGCGCATCATCACAGACCCGAAATCCATCATGTCCGCAGAGCGGCCGGTGCCGGTCTCCAACTATTTCGAGACCCTGCTCGGCAGCCTCGACCTCGTATGGAAAGCGATGGCCCCGCACTTGCCGGACCGTCTGAACGCCGGCCACTTCCTGTCTGTCTGTTCGGTGACCCTCTCTGGTGTCCACCACGATACCGATGAACCGTTCCTGATTGTCGAGCCATCCGTCGGCGGATGGGGTGCCTCCAATCGGAACGACGGTGCCTCCGGACAGTTCTGCATGGGGGATGGGGAAACATACAACGTCCCGGTGGAAGTGGCGGAAACCCGGTACGGCGTCATGCTGGATGAATACAGTCTGCGTGAGGACCGGGACGGAACCGGTGCAGGGGAATTCGTGGGCGGAAAAGGAGTCACCCGTTCCTACCGGGCAATGACGGACGGCCAGGCAGTCACCGTCACGTACGGCCGCAACCAATACAAGCCATGGGGGATCGGAAAGGGCCATGATGGTTCGCCGAACGAGTTCTTTGTCGACAAGACAGATGGGACGACGGACGGCCCGTTCGGAGTATACCCGCGGTACCCGCTGAACAAAGGGGATGTCGTCCGGCTCGTCACGGGAACTGGCGGCGGCTGCGGTGACCCGCTCGAGCGCGATGCAGGGCAGGTGGCCCGTGATGTCAAGAACGGGTATTTCACAGCAGACGAAGCGCGTACGGTGTTTGGGGTCCAGGTGGATGAAACGACATACGGCTACGAAGAAATGGACATCAGGAAATAA